A window of Mucilaginibacter sp. PAMC 26640 contains these coding sequences:
- a CDS encoding sugar kinase — MSLLVIGTVAFDAIETPFGKTEKIVGGAATYAGLAASYFYDKVKIVAVVGDDFPAEEIADLNAHKIDTEGLQIKKGEKSFFWSGKYHNDMNTRDTLVTDLNVLADFDPVIPESYQDCEYLMLGNLTPQVQQTVIRRLKNRPKLIVMDTMNFWMDIALDDLLETIKMVDVLTINDAEARQLSGEYSLVKAAAKILAMGPKYLIIKKGEHGALLFHEDHIFSAPALPLAEVFDPTGAGDTFAGGFIGYMAKVGTINFNNMKNAIIFGSALASFCVEKFGTEKIKNLTAEEVAARIQQFVQLSSFEI, encoded by the coding sequence ATGAGTTTGTTAGTTATTGGTACTGTGGCGTTTGACGCAATTGAAACCCCCTTCGGAAAAACAGAAAAAATCGTTGGAGGGGCTGCAACCTATGCCGGATTGGCCGCTTCTTACTTTTATGACAAGGTAAAAATCGTGGCTGTAGTGGGTGATGACTTCCCTGCCGAAGAGATTGCCGATTTAAATGCGCATAAAATCGATACCGAAGGACTGCAGATTAAGAAAGGTGAAAAATCCTTCTTTTGGAGTGGTAAGTATCATAATGATATGAACACGCGTGATACGCTTGTTACCGATTTAAACGTGCTAGCCGATTTTGATCCTGTGATCCCTGAGAGCTACCAGGACTGCGAATACCTCATGCTGGGTAATCTAACCCCACAGGTGCAGCAAACGGTTATCAGACGCCTTAAAAACCGCCCAAAACTAATCGTAATGGATACGATGAACTTCTGGATGGATATTGCACTGGACGATTTGTTGGAAACCATTAAAATGGTGGATGTATTAACCATTAACGATGCCGAAGCACGCCAGCTTTCAGGAGAGTATTCGCTGGTGAAGGCTGCCGCCAAGATCCTGGCGATGGGTCCAAAATATTTGATCATAAAAAAAGGTGAGCATGGTGCGCTGCTTTTTCATGAGGACCATATCTTCTCGGCCCCTGCTTTACCGTTGGCAGAGGTTTTCGACCCGACCGGTGCGGGGGATACCTTTGCAGGTGGCTTTATCGGCTATATGGCAAAAGTAGGCACTATCAATTTCAACAACATGAAAAACGCCATCATATTCGGTTCGGCACTGGCGTCGTTCTGCGTAGAGAAATTTGGCACCGAAAAAATTAAAAATCTTACTGCCGAAGAAGTAGCGGCGCGCATACAGCAGTTTGTTCAGCTTTCTTCTTTCGAAATTTAA
- a CDS encoding ATPase, with the protein MSNNLFFEFSVNKKNNTIRVIREFNGDPALVWKAWTTAELLDQWWGPEPCRVETKTMDFRPGGYWHYAMIVPDVGTFWSRVNYVAIETETSFSAIDGFCDENGSMSPNFAQNLWNGTFTTKGNKVKVDLLYTFDTLADLEKTLAMNFEEGFTKDLHQLDELLLTLKN; encoded by the coding sequence ATGAGCAATAATCTATTTTTCGAGTTTTCTGTCAACAAGAAAAACAACACCATTCGCGTGATTCGCGAGTTTAATGGTGACCCGGCACTGGTATGGAAGGCATGGACAACTGCCGAATTGCTGGACCAATGGTGGGGACCAGAACCCTGCCGTGTGGAAACCAAAACAATGGATTTCCGCCCGGGGGGCTATTGGCATTATGCCATGATTGTACCGGATGTGGGCACGTTTTGGAGTAGGGTAAACTACGTGGCTATTGAAACTGAAACATCCTTTTCGGCTATCGATGGCTTTTGTGACGAAAATGGAAGCATGAGTCCGAACTTTGCCCAAAACTTGTGGAACGGCACGTTCACCACAAAAGGCAATAAGGTGAAGGTAGACTTGCTATACACCTTCGATACCCTTGCTGACCTTGAAAAAACTTTAGCTATGAATTTTGAAGAAGGCTTTACCAAAGATCTGCACCAGCTGGATGAATTGTTGCTGACCTTGAAAAACTGA
- a CDS encoding transcriptional regulator, translated as MTNQKLSDQVAAKLRQDIAGGKYKSGEKIPAEPELMKVYKVGRSSVREAVKSLVNAGILKVQQGAGTFVNETLPEENIADRLRIADFEEINVVRILLEEEIVKLAVENHTPAHLDEMANQLALRKQAIADEDRQACTNADVAFHMAMAHASNNKVLVALYQNFTHTIRTFFSQREEMGIGHFAMSHHLHQDLLRAVKAKRKKQAQEIIRNILANNY; from the coding sequence ATGACGAATCAAAAATTATCAGACCAGGTTGCTGCGAAGCTAAGGCAGGATATTGCCGGAGGGAAATATAAAAGCGGCGAAAAAATACCTGCTGAACCTGAGTTGATGAAAGTTTACAAGGTTGGCCGTTCATCTGTCCGTGAAGCGGTTAAGAGCCTCGTTAATGCCGGGATTTTAAAAGTGCAACAGGGGGCGGGGACATTTGTGAACGAAACACTACCTGAAGAAAATATAGCCGATCGTTTACGGATAGCCGATTTTGAGGAGATCAACGTTGTGCGGATATTGCTGGAAGAAGAAATTGTAAAACTGGCAGTGGAAAACCATACACCGGCCCACCTGGATGAGATGGCAAATCAGCTGGCATTACGTAAGCAGGCTATTGCAGATGAAGACAGGCAAGCCTGCACCAATGCTGATGTAGCTTTTCATATGGCTATGGCTCACGCATCCAATAATAAGGTGCTGGTTGCTTTATACCAGAATTTCACGCATACCATCCGGACCTTCTTTTCTCAACGTGAAGAGATGGGAATTGGGCATTTTGCCATGAGCCACCATCTGCACCAAGATCTTTTACGGGCGGTAAAAGCGAAGCGGAAAAAACAGGCGCAGGAAATCATCCGGAATATTTTAGCTAATAATTACTAA
- a CDS encoding permease yields the protein MTILTFTLILLAGVYLAGLVGSLTGLGGGVVVIPLLTLVFHVDIRYAIGAALLASIANSSGAASAYVKEGITNIRLGMFLEIATTIGAVGGAVIAVYTPTNTIAILFGVILLFSAAMTIRKKNQEALVTGSALSLKLKLNSSYPTKDGVVSYQLKNVGAGFSIMTLAGVMSGLLGIGSGALKVLAMDSTMRIPFKVSTTTSNFMIGVTAAASAVVYLQRGYMDAGIAFPVVLGVLGGAFTGSKLLTRIDPKYLKYLFCIAISFVAIEMIYNGYNHQF from the coding sequence ATGACAATTCTCACATTTACATTAATACTACTGGCAGGGGTATATTTGGCCGGGCTGGTTGGTTCGCTTACCGGCTTGGGTGGTGGCGTAGTAGTGATTCCATTACTAACGCTGGTTTTTCATGTAGACATCCGGTACGCCATTGGCGCGGCATTGCTGGCTTCCATTGCTAATTCATCAGGTGCAGCCAGCGCCTACGTAAAGGAAGGCATCACCAATATCCGCCTGGGTATGTTCCTGGAGATAGCAACTACAATTGGTGCGGTTGGTGGTGCGGTAATTGCCGTTTATACGCCCACCAATACCATTGCTATACTTTTCGGGGTCATTCTGCTTTTTTCGGCCGCCATGACTATCCGTAAAAAAAACCAGGAAGCTCTGGTAACCGGCAGTGCACTGTCTTTAAAACTAAAGTTAAATAGCAGTTATCCTACTAAAGATGGTGTGGTTAGCTACCAGTTAAAAAATGTGGGGGCCGGCTTTTCTATCATGACGCTGGCGGGCGTAATGTCGGGCTTGCTGGGTATCGGGTCTGGCGCGCTCAAGGTTTTGGCTATGGATTCAACCATGCGGATTCCGTTCAAAGTCAGTACTACCACAAGCAACTTCATGATTGGCGTAACGGCCGCAGCAAGTGCAGTTGTATATCTGCAACGCGGCTATATGGATGCCGGAATTGCTTTCCCGGTTGTGCTGGGTGTATTGGGTGGCGCATTCACAGGGTCGAAATTATTGACCCGCATAGACCCCAAATATTTGAAATACCTGTTTTGCATAGCTATCTCTTTTGTGGCAATAGAGATGATTTATAACGGCTATAATCACCAATTTTAA
- a CDS encoding histidine kinase: protein MIKKINSLWLKLIGCSSDFPLESRIFHSISIGLSILAAFYVPYNFFAGIYVASFSSLLFSLFFLYEYYKSRYQNKPHSSFLFGVIGIIIFSINYFANSGINGSTDIIWPAYLLLLFAISPYRQHLVWLIVYIISFLALHLVAYYHPDIVKHPFAAGAGELIDRITAFPLPVITMYIVIKYIRKNYDKERIATEEKAMAIKVQNQHILQQKEQLEKSDIEKNKLMSIISHDMRTPLINIQSYLELLNENELESPQRLKIEQELLRATNSTMEMLTNLLQWSKTQMEGPAINLVKANLLDLIKSTLEMGKMQAHKKSIALNYHIDPALQVIADINMLQLVIRNLVSNAIKFTPNGGNIHVDAQLLQYECKITVSDNGQGIHPGKKDKIFTINTEPGYGTNNEKGVGLGLLLCKEFIERQGGRINFESVHGQGSSFFVFIPAEAGAD, encoded by the coding sequence ATGATAAAAAAAATCAATTCCCTTTGGCTTAAGCTGATAGGATGTTCTTCAGATTTCCCATTAGAAAGCAGAATATTCCACTCCATTAGTATCGGTTTAAGTATTCTTGCTGCTTTTTATGTTCCATATAACTTTTTTGCCGGCATCTATGTAGCCTCTTTTTCCAGCTTGCTCTTTAGTTTGTTTTTTTTGTACGAGTACTATAAATCCCGTTATCAAAACAAACCGCACAGTAGTTTTTTATTTGGGGTGATCGGCATAATTATTTTTTCCATTAATTATTTCGCCAATTCCGGCATCAATGGTTCAACAGATATCATCTGGCCCGCATACCTGTTACTGTTATTTGCTATCTCCCCTTACCGGCAGCACCTGGTTTGGTTAATTGTCTATATCATAAGTTTCCTGGCTTTGCACCTTGTGGCCTACTATCACCCTGACATAGTGAAGCACCCCTTCGCTGCCGGTGCAGGCGAACTAATTGACAGGATCACGGCGTTCCCGCTGCCGGTGATTACCATGTATATCGTTATCAAGTACATCCGTAAAAATTATGATAAAGAACGAATAGCTACAGAAGAAAAAGCAATGGCTATTAAAGTACAAAATCAGCATATACTACAGCAAAAAGAGCAGCTGGAAAAGAGCGACATCGAAAAAAACAAGTTGATGTCTATCATATCGCATGATATGCGCACGCCGCTGATTAACATACAAAGTTACCTGGAGCTGCTAAACGAAAATGAACTGGAGAGCCCGCAACGCCTTAAGATTGAGCAGGAATTGCTTAGGGCTACCAATAGCACTATGGAAATGCTTACCAATTTATTACAATGGTCTAAAACGCAAATGGAGGGACCTGCTATCAATTTGGTAAAGGCAAACCTGCTCGATCTGATAAAAAGCACATTGGAAATGGGCAAGATGCAGGCTCATAAAAAATCTATTGCCTTGAATTATCATATTGACCCGGCGTTGCAAGTAATTGCAGATATCAATATGCTGCAATTGGTGATTCGCAACCTGGTTAGCAACGCAATTAAATTCACGCCGAATGGCGGCAATATTCATGTGGATGCCCAACTATTGCAGTATGAGTGTAAGATAACCGTTAGCGATAACGGCCAGGGCATACACCCGGGCAAGAAGGATAAAATATTTACTATTAATACCGAACCCGGCTACGGCACCAACAATGAAAAAGGTGTAGGCCTTGGGTTGCTGCTATGCAAGGAATTTATAGAACGCCAGGGCGGACGGATAAACTTTGAAAGCGTACATGGCCAGGGAAGCAGCTTTTTTGTTTTTATACCTGCGGAAGCAGGTGCTGATTGA
- a CDS encoding type I methionyl aminopeptidase (catalyzes the removal of N-terminal amino acids from peptides and arylamides; generally Co(II) however activity has been shown for some methionine aminopeptidases with Zn, Fe, or Mnin Bacillus subtilis the protein in this cluster is considered non-essential) has protein sequence MSITTESERAGMQEASDAVAITLKKMREFAKPGISTRELDEYGGKLLTEMGARSAPKLTYNFPGHTCISINNEVAHGLPSANTILQEGDLVNIDVSAELNGYWADNGGSFVLGEDLHGHGKLVAASKEILQKAISNIKGGVRISDIGKLIETEAKKAGYTVIKNLTGHGVGRSLHEKPHEIANYCDRYNTERFRKNSVVAIETFISTRSTIAETQADGWTLTGNKGGFVAQHEHTIMVTGGQPVIFTAQNGIWD, from the coding sequence ATGTCTATAACCACCGAAAGCGAAAGAGCCGGAATGCAGGAGGCTAGTGATGCCGTTGCCATAACACTCAAAAAGATGCGCGAGTTTGCCAAACCGGGCATTTCAACCAGGGAACTTGACGAATACGGCGGTAAATTGCTGACTGAAATGGGTGCACGGTCGGCTCCAAAGCTTACCTATAATTTCCCGGGGCATACTTGTATCAGTATAAATAATGAAGTGGCCCACGGCCTGCCTTCAGCTAACACGATACTGCAGGAGGGCGACCTGGTAAACATTGATGTATCGGCAGAGCTGAATGGCTACTGGGCAGATAATGGCGGCTCATTTGTACTGGGCGAAGACCTGCACGGCCATGGCAAATTAGTAGCCGCCTCCAAAGAAATTCTGCAAAAAGCAATCAGCAACATTAAAGGTGGTGTCCGGATCTCGGATATCGGCAAACTGATAGAAACGGAAGCAAAAAAAGCGGGCTACACGGTTATAAAAAACCTAACCGGGCACGGTGTTGGCCGAAGCTTGCACGAAAAGCCACATGAAATAGCTAATTATTGCGACAGGTATAATACAGAACGATTCAGGAAAAATTCGGTTGTAGCGATAGAGACCTTTATTTCAACCCGGTCTACCATTGCCGAAACCCAAGCAGACGGGTGGACACTGACCGGCAATAAAGGTGGTTTTGTTGCCCAGCACGAACACACCATTATGGTAACCGGCGGCCAACCGGTAATATTTACTGCACAAAATGGCATCTGGGATTAA
- a CDS encoding (2Fe-2S)-binding protein gives MDRKEFFASMGVGAASLAVLSCLGCGKGSGSSNGTATVAPVGVDFTLDLSASANAALTANGGYLISHGVLVARNAAGNFMAVQESCTHANYPLVYQAGATRFYCNNHGATFTEKGIVTGGPTSRSLAVYSTNLSGTSLRIYS, from the coding sequence ATGGACAGAAAAGAATTTTTTGCATCAATGGGTGTAGGCGCGGCATCATTGGCGGTATTAAGCTGCCTGGGCTGTGGCAAAGGCTCCGGCTCTTCAAACGGAACTGCTACAGTGGCACCTGTCGGCGTTGATTTTACATTGGACCTTAGCGCTTCGGCCAATGCCGCTTTAACCGCAAACGGAGGTTATTTAATATCGCATGGTGTTTTGGTGGCCCGTAACGCGGCGGGTAATTTTATGGCGGTACAGGAATCCTGTACGCATGCAAACTATCCGTTGGTTTACCAGGCTGGAGCCACACGTTTTTATTGCAACAATCACGGTGCTACCTTTACGGAAAAAGGAATTGTTACCGGGGGGCCAACCAGCAGGTCGCTGGCGGTTTACAGCACAAACCTATCGGGCACATCATTACGTATTTACTCATAA
- a CDS encoding thiamine biosynthesis protein ApbE: MTAETVHKRVLKLMGNRFEISVVADDRIRANELIDLAVAEINRIEHLLTTFSDDSQTNQVNANAGVAPVKVDREVFDLIARSLKISELTQGAFDITYGSIDKSLWNFDLNMKSLPDAETAQASVRLINYKNVVLDSENTTVFLKEAGMRIGFGGIGKGYAADKAKVILQHNGVKSGIVNAAGDLITWGTRPNGKPWTIAIADPDQENTPLSTLNISNMAVATSGNYAKYVIIGGKKYSHTIDPKTGLPVSGIKSVSIVSPSAEFADAMATPVTVMGAYVGLNLINQLQNVACVIVTDDSKIYTSKNINIK; encoded by the coding sequence ATGACTGCTGAAACAGTTCACAAACGGGTACTAAAACTGATGGGCAACCGCTTTGAAATAAGCGTTGTTGCTGATGATCGTATTCGGGCAAATGAACTGATAGATTTGGCAGTTGCCGAGATAAACAGGATAGAGCACTTATTAACCACCTTTAGTGATGATAGCCAAACCAATCAGGTAAATGCAAACGCAGGGGTTGCCCCGGTTAAGGTGGACCGGGAAGTGTTTGATCTGATTGCCCGCTCACTAAAGATCTCCGAACTTACGCAAGGCGCATTTGATATCACCTATGGTTCCATAGATAAAAGTCTCTGGAATTTCGACCTGAATATGAAATCCTTGCCCGATGCTGAAACAGCACAAGCATCTGTTAGGCTCATCAATTATAAAAACGTAGTGCTTGATAGCGAAAACACAACGGTGTTTTTAAAGGAAGCCGGCATGCGCATAGGCTTTGGCGGAATAGGTAAGGGCTATGCAGCGGATAAGGCAAAAGTTATATTACAGCATAATGGGGTGAAAAGTGGCATTGTAAATGCTGCCGGGGACCTGATTACCTGGGGAACACGGCCAAATGGTAAGCCCTGGACTATCGCAATTGCCGATCCGGACCAGGAAAATACACCGCTATCTACCTTAAACATAAGTAACATGGCGGTTGCCACATCTGGTAACTATGCCAAATATGTGATCATTGGAGGGAAAAAATATTCTCATACCATCGATCCAAAAACCGGCCTGCCGGTAAGCGGCATAAAAAGCGTAAGCATTGTTAGCCCAAGCGCTGAATTTGCGGATGCCATGGCTACCCCCGTCACCGTTATGGGAGCCTACGTAGGGCTCAATCTGATAAACCAGCTGCAAAATGTAGCCTGCGTAATTGTAACCGACGATAGTAAAATATATACATCAAAAAATATCAATATTAAATAA